A stretch of Chaetodon auriga isolate fChaAug3 chromosome 21, fChaAug3.hap1, whole genome shotgun sequence DNA encodes these proteins:
- the LOC143314475 gene encoding receptor activity-modifying protein 3, with protein sequence MDTNEFAVVKLFVVGILVNAWMMSGLSATDSFNIEPTPPQPRSPCNESRLQWEVEVCGEYFKRDMAHIDPQYWCNLTHFISEYHLFTLCTEAKSHMVHCYWPNPLVESYIIRIHKHFFSNCTTEQVVWVDPPDDTLTILILIPVFLTLAMIALVVWCSKRSDILA encoded by the exons TGAATGCCTGGATGATGAGCGGGTTGTCAG CCACTGACAGTTTCAACATAGAGCCCACTCCCCCCCAGCCGAGGAGTCCCTGCAACGAATCCCGTCTACAGTGGGAGGTGGAGGTCTGCGGAGAGTACTTCAAACGGGACATGGCTCACATAGATCCACAGTACTGGTGTAACCTCACACACTTCATCAG TGAGTACCACCTCTTCACACTCTGCACAGAGGCAAAGTCCCACATGGTCCACTGCTACTGGCCCAATCCGCTGGTGGAGAGCTACATCATCCGCATACACAAGCACTTTTTCTCCAACTGCACCACTGAGCAGGTGGTGTGGGTGGACCCACCGGACGACACGCTAACTATCCTTATCCTCATCCCTGTTTTCCTCACATTGGCCATGATTGCCCTGGTGGTCTGGTGCAGCAAGAGGAGTGATATCCTGGCttag